One genomic segment of Amycolatopsis sp. Hca4 includes these proteins:
- a CDS encoding Trm112 family protein, which produces MAITLDAQLLEILACPSPDHAPLRPGAPDDPEADALTCTECGRVYPVRDGIPVLLLDEATLPGEHGNSDADSA; this is translated from the coding sequence ATGGCCATCACGCTCGACGCCCAGCTCCTCGAGATCCTGGCGTGCCCGTCGCCCGATCACGCCCCGCTCCGGCCGGGCGCCCCGGACGACCCCGAGGCCGACGCGCTGACGTGTACGGAATGCGGCCGCGTGTACCCGGTCCGTGACGGCATCCCGGTGCTGCTGCTCGACGAAGCGACCCTGCCCGGGGAACACGGGAACTCCGATGCCGACAGTGCTTGA